Proteins encoded by one window of Hafnia alvei:
- the xerD gene encoding site-specific tyrosine recombinase XerD, translating into MESPVHEQDQALIEQFLDALWLERNLAENTLASYRLDLRSLAEWLAHHHSDLLQAQVSDLQSFLAERVDGGYKATSSARLLSAMRRLFQYFYREKMRSDDPTTLLSSPKLPQRLPKDLTEEQVDTLLQTPSVENPIELRDKAMLEVLYATGLRVSELVGLTQADVSLRQGVVRVIGKGNKERLVPLGEEAVYWIEYYLEYGRPWLLNGQTIDVLFPSNRAQQMTRQTFWHRIKHYAVLAGIDSSRLSPHVLRHAFATHLLNHGADLRVVQMLLGHSDLSTTQIYTHVATERLKQLHQQHHPRA; encoded by the coding sequence ATGGAGTCGCCGGTGCACGAGCAAGATCAGGCACTGATAGAACAATTTTTAGATGCGCTGTGGTTAGAGCGCAACTTAGCCGAAAATACGCTGGCCTCTTATCGTTTAGATTTACGGTCGTTGGCTGAATGGCTGGCGCATCATCATTCTGATTTATTACAGGCTCAGGTTTCTGATCTGCAAAGTTTCTTAGCTGAACGCGTCGATGGCGGCTATAAAGCGACCAGCTCTGCCCGTTTACTTAGCGCCATGCGTCGTTTATTTCAGTATTTCTATCGTGAAAAAATGCGCAGCGACGATCCGACGACGTTATTATCATCGCCAAAGCTACCGCAGCGACTGCCGAAAGATCTCACCGAAGAGCAGGTTGATACGCTGCTGCAAACACCAAGCGTTGAGAACCCAATAGAACTGCGTGATAAGGCGATGCTTGAAGTGCTTTATGCCACCGGACTCCGCGTTTCTGAACTGGTGGGGCTGACGCAGGCCGATGTTAGCTTGCGTCAGGGCGTGGTGCGCGTTATTGGTAAAGGTAATAAAGAACGGCTGGTTCCGCTGGGAGAAGAGGCGGTTTACTGGATTGAGTATTATCTGGAATATGGTCGACCATGGCTGCTGAATGGGCAAACGATAGACGTGCTGTTTCCCAGTAATCGTGCCCAACAGATGACGCGCCAAACGTTTTGGCATCGCATTAAGCATTATGCGGTACTGGCGGGCATCGATAGCTCGCGCTTGTCTCCGCATGTGCTCAGGCACGCTTTTGCCACCCATTTGCTGAACCATGGGGCAGATTTGCGTGTCGTACAAATGTTGTTAGGACATAGCGATCTGTCCACAACCCAAATTTATACGCATGTAGCTACTGAACGACTGAAGCAGCTACATCAACAGCATCATCCCCGTGCGTAA
- the dsbC gene encoding bifunctional protein-disulfide isomerase/oxidoreductase DsbC, with amino-acid sequence MKKGLIWLSLLAASVTGAAHAGDAEIQQSLKTLGVQKAEIQPSPVAGLQTVFTDNGVLYVTSDGKHILQGPMYDVSGAVPVNVTNQILVGRLQKLVPEMIVYKAPKEKHVITVFTDITCGYCHKLHSQMKEYNDLGITVRYLAFPRQGLSSQAERDMQSIWCMADRRKAFDAALSGEATQPATCNVDIKKHYELGVQFGVQGTPAIVLNDGTVIPGYQGPKEMLAMLDAQAAMSKAKG; translated from the coding sequence ATGAAGAAAGGTTTAATTTGGCTGTCTTTGCTGGCGGCTTCAGTCACTGGCGCAGCACATGCAGGTGATGCTGAAATCCAGCAGTCGCTGAAAACATTGGGCGTACAGAAAGCCGAGATTCAGCCTTCTCCGGTTGCCGGTTTGCAAACGGTATTTACCGACAACGGCGTACTTTACGTGACCAGCGATGGTAAGCACATTCTGCAAGGGCCGATGTATGACGTCAGCGGCGCGGTGCCAGTTAACGTGACTAACCAGATTCTGGTTGGACGTCTGCAAAAGCTGGTGCCTGAGATGATTGTCTACAAAGCACCAAAAGAAAAACATGTGATTACGGTCTTTACCGACATCACCTGTGGCTACTGCCACAAACTGCATTCGCAGATGAAAGAGTATAACGATCTGGGTATCACCGTGCGTTATCTGGCATTCCCGCGTCAGGGTTTAAGCTCTCAAGCGGAAAGAGATATGCAGTCAATCTGGTGCATGGCCGATCGTCGCAAGGCATTTGATGCGGCATTGAGCGGTGAAGCGACTCAGCCAGCAACCTGTAATGTTGATATCAAAAAACACTATGAGCTCGGCGTGCAGTTTGGCGTGCAGGGAACTCCTGCCATTGTGCTGAACGACGGCACCGTGATCCCTGGCTATCAGGGACCGAAAGAGATGTTGGCGATGTTGGATGCGCAGGCAGCCATGAGCAAGGCTAAAGGTTAA
- a CDS encoding nucleoside-specific channel-forming protein Tsx: MKKIILAAGTVLALSSSVTAVAADNNSEYLSDWWHQSVNVVGSAHTRFGPQLRDDTYLEYEAFAKKDWFDFYGYVDAPMFFGGDSTSRGIWNHGSPLFMEIEPRFSIDKLTGTDLSFGPFKEWYFANNYIYDMGRNSDNRQSTWYMGLGTDIDTGLPMSLSMNVYAKYQWQNYDAANENEWDGYRFKVKYFVPITEVLGGKLSYIGFTNFDWGSDLGKDSGHSDLNGMRTRTSNSIASSHILALNYDHWHYSFVARYFHNGGQWQDGTELNFGKGNFDVKSTGWGYYLVAGYNF, translated from the coding sequence ATGAAAAAAATAATTTTAGCTGCAGGCACCGTGCTTGCACTTTCAAGCAGCGTTACTGCTGTAGCAGCAGACAACAACAGCGAATATCTTTCTGACTGGTGGCATCAAAGCGTTAACGTGGTGGGCAGCGCCCATACGCGCTTCGGACCACAACTGAGAGACGATACTTACCTTGAGTACGAAGCTTTTGCTAAGAAAGATTGGTTCGACTTCTACGGTTATGTGGATGCGCCAATGTTCTTCGGCGGTGACAGCACCTCTCGCGGTATCTGGAACCACGGTTCTCCTCTGTTCATGGAAATTGAGCCACGCTTCTCTATTGATAAGCTGACCGGCACCGATCTGAGCTTCGGCCCGTTCAAAGAGTGGTACTTCGCGAATAACTATATCTACGATATGGGACGTAACAGCGATAACCGTCAGAGCACTTGGTACATGGGTCTGGGTACCGACATTGATACCGGCTTGCCAATGAGCCTGTCGATGAACGTGTATGCCAAATACCAGTGGCAGAACTACGATGCGGCCAACGAAAACGAATGGGACGGCTACCGTTTCAAAGTTAAATACTTCGTGCCAATCACCGAAGTATTGGGCGGTAAGCTGAGCTACATCGGCTTCACCAACTTTGACTGGGGTTCTGACTTAGGTAAAGATTCTGGCCATAGCGACCTGAATGGCATGCGTACTCGTACCAGCAACTCTATCGCTTCTAGCCATATTTTGGCACTGAACTACGATCACTGGCACTACTCCTTCGTTGCACGTTATTTCCATAACGGCGGACAATGGCAGGATGGTACTGAGCTGAACTTTGGCAAAGGTAACTTTGACGTGAAATCTACCGGCTGGGGTTACTACCTGGTTGCGGGTTACAACTTCTAA
- the sdhE gene encoding FAD assembly factor SdhE, with translation MDIGNKSRIHWACRRGMRELDISIMPFFEHEYDSLSDADKQTFVRLLECDDPDLFNWLMNHGSPKDPELAHMVKLIQTRNKDRGPMAL, from the coding sequence ATGGATATAGGAAATAAATCACGCATTCATTGGGCCTGTCGCCGCGGTATGCGTGAGCTGGATATCTCCATTATGCCGTTTTTCGAACATGAGTATGATTCACTGAGCGATGCAGACAAACAGACATTTGTACGCTTACTTGAGTGCGACGATCCCGATCTTTTTAATTGGCTCATGAACCACGGTTCACCCAAGGATCCTGAATTAGCGCATATGGTTAAACTTATTCAAACGCGAAACAAAGATCGTGGACCAATGGCGTTGTGA
- the ygfZ gene encoding tRNA-modifying protein YgfZ has translation MTLNSLFAPRQPVASNHLPLTIMLLNDWQLVNVTGPDASKYLQGQLTVDVAALTEHEHTLCGHCDAKGKMWSDLRLFHRAEGFSYLVRRSVAENQITELKKYAVFSKLTISADNDAVILGVAGFKADAALAAYFPQLPDANTPAVTHEDTTLLYLSQPEARYLLITSLSTAEMLADKLRDSAQFNDGQQWVELEIEAGQPVIDVANSGQFIPQATNLQALNGICFKKGCYTGQEMVARAKYRGANKRALYWLQGSASRVPQAGEDLELKLGENWRRTGTVLAAVQLNDGSLNVQVVLNNDLETDSVLRVRDDEGSMLTIQPLPYSLVEG, from the coding sequence ATGACTTTGAACTCTCTTTTCGCGCCACGCCAACCGGTAGCCTCTAACCATCTGCCGTTAACAATAATGTTGCTCAACGATTGGCAGTTGGTAAACGTGACAGGGCCTGACGCTAGCAAATATTTGCAGGGCCAGCTCACCGTAGACGTTGCAGCACTCACTGAGCATGAACACACCCTCTGCGGGCATTGTGACGCGAAGGGAAAAATGTGGAGCGATCTGCGTTTATTCCATCGAGCAGAAGGCTTCTCTTATTTAGTACGCCGCAGCGTGGCAGAAAACCAAATCACCGAATTGAAAAAATACGCGGTGTTTTCCAAACTCACTATCAGCGCCGACAATGATGCGGTGATCCTCGGCGTTGCTGGCTTTAAAGCAGACGCGGCACTTGCAGCCTATTTCCCGCAGTTGCCTGATGCCAACACACCGGCGGTGACGCATGAAGACACCACGCTGCTCTATTTATCTCAGCCGGAAGCACGCTATTTGCTGATAACCTCTTTATCCACCGCTGAAATGCTCGCAGACAAGCTGCGTGACAGTGCACAGTTTAACGACGGTCAGCAGTGGGTTGAGCTTGAAATCGAAGCGGGCCAGCCGGTTATTGACGTCGCTAATAGCGGTCAGTTTATTCCACAGGCCACGAATCTTCAGGCGCTGAATGGTATCTGCTTTAAAAAAGGCTGCTACACCGGCCAAGAAATGGTGGCTCGTGCTAAATATCGCGGTGCCAACAAGCGAGCGCTTTATTGGCTGCAAGGCTCAGCCAGTCGCGTACCGCAGGCAGGTGAAGATTTAGAACTCAAGTTAGGCGAAAACTGGCGACGTACCGGAACGGTATTAGCCGCCGTTCAACTTAACGACGGCAGCCTCAACGTTCAGGTCGTGCTCAATAACGATTTAGAAACCGATAGCGTTCTACGCGTTCGTGACGATGAAGGCAGCATGCTAACGATTCAACCACTGCCATATTCGTTGGTGGAAGGGTAA
- a CDS encoding protein YgfX, with protein sequence MDQWRCDVRVSWRTQLLLLVTHGILILLILLAPWPENYSFYWLVLLTLVVFECIRSQKQIAKIQGEFSFLADNHIQWQQNEWELCKTPWISDFGALLPLRSVKPQGTKKRLWIAADSLTPEAWCHLRRTLMQTHQSD encoded by the coding sequence GTGGACCAATGGCGTTGTGATGTACGAGTGTCATGGCGAACGCAACTCTTGTTGTTAGTTACGCATGGCATTCTGATTTTGTTGATTTTGCTAGCACCCTGGCCGGAAAACTATAGTTTTTATTGGTTGGTGTTGCTGACTTTAGTTGTGTTTGAATGTATCCGCAGCCAAAAGCAGATCGCTAAGATTCAGGGAGAGTTTAGCTTTCTAGCGGATAACCATATTCAATGGCAACAGAACGAATGGGAGTTATGTAAGACGCCTTGGATCAGTGATTTTGGCGCATTGCTACCCTTGAGAAGTGTGAAGCCGCAGGGAACGAAAAAGCGTTTATGGATTGCGGCAGACAGTTTGACGCCAGAGGCGTGGTGCCATTTGCGCCGCACTTTGATGCAAACCCACCAGAGTGATTAG
- a CDS encoding shikimate 5-dehydrogenase, translating into MTKHLNKDTQVCMSLAARPSNFGTRFHNYLYDALDLDYLYKAFTTKDIKAAIGGVRALGIRGCAISMPFKEEVIPLVDEMDASANAIDSVNTIVNTDGYLKAYNTDYLAIAQLLAQYAVSPEQVFALRGSGGMAKAVACALKDAGFKQGYIVAKNEKTGQQLASLYGYEWRPDMQGVEADVLINATPIGMSGGVDADTLAFSEDEIDRAKVIFDVVALPSETPMIRYAKTQGKTVISGAEVFAIQAVEQFVLYTGIRPEHELFLAAAKYARG; encoded by the coding sequence ATGACTAAACATCTCAATAAAGATACTCAGGTATGTATGTCGCTGGCGGCGCGTCCGAGCAACTTCGGCACACGTTTTCATAATTATCTTTATGATGCGCTCGATCTGGACTATCTCTACAAGGCCTTTACGACCAAAGATATCAAAGCGGCCATTGGCGGTGTACGTGCGTTGGGGATCCGTGGTTGCGCGATCTCGATGCCGTTTAAAGAGGAAGTTATCCCACTGGTGGATGAGATGGATGCATCTGCTAACGCCATTGATTCAGTTAACACCATTGTGAATACCGATGGCTATCTCAAAGCGTATAACACCGACTATTTAGCGATTGCCCAGCTTTTGGCGCAGTATGCCGTTTCTCCTGAACAAGTCTTTGCCCTGCGTGGTAGCGGTGGAATGGCGAAGGCCGTGGCCTGTGCGTTAAAAGACGCTGGCTTTAAACAAGGCTATATTGTGGCCAAGAATGAAAAAACCGGCCAGCAACTTGCCTCTCTATATGGCTATGAGTGGCGACCGGATATGCAGGGCGTGGAAGCCGATGTGTTGATCAACGCAACGCCAATTGGCATGAGCGGGGGAGTCGATGCCGATACGTTGGCCTTTAGCGAAGATGAGATCGACCGTGCGAAGGTGATTTTTGATGTTGTTGCTTTGCCATCAGAAACGCCGATGATTCGCTATGCCAAGACTCAGGGGAAAACGGTGATTAGCGGCGCTGAAGTTTTTGCTATTCAGGCGGTTGAGCAGTTCGTGTTGTATACCGGTATTCGCCCCGAACATGAGCTGTTTTTGGCTGCGGCGAAATATGCGCGTGGGTGA
- the fldB gene encoding flavodoxin FldB, with protein sequence MKIGLFYGSSTCYTEMAAEKIRDILGAELVDLHNIKDVPIQRMEDYDILILGIPTWDFGEIQEDWEAVWDALPSLNLQNKIIAMYGMGDQLGYGEWFLDALGMLHDRLLPLGVQFVGYWPTEGYEFTSPKPVIDDGKLFVGLALDEANQYDLSDKRLEQWCEQIMLEIAEML encoded by the coding sequence ATGAAGATAGGTCTTTTTTACGGCTCCAGCACTTGCTATACCGAAATGGCCGCTGAAAAAATTCGCGATATTCTCGGCGCCGAGTTAGTCGATTTACATAACATCAAAGACGTTCCCATCCAGCGCATGGAGGATTACGACATTCTGATCCTCGGTATTCCAACCTGGGACTTTGGTGAGATTCAAGAGGACTGGGAAGCCGTCTGGGACGCACTGCCAAGCTTGAATCTACAAAATAAAATCATCGCCATGTATGGCATGGGTGATCAACTTGGTTATGGCGAATGGTTCCTCGATGCACTGGGTATGCTTCACGATCGTTTACTGCCGCTAGGCGTGCAGTTTGTCGGCTATTGGCCAACAGAAGGCTACGAGTTTACTAGCCCTAAACCGGTGATTGACGATGGCAAGCTGTTCGTTGGCTTGGCTCTCGACGAAGCGAATCAATACGATTTAAGCGACAAGCGCCTAGAACAATGGTGCGAACAGATCATGCTGGAGATCGCTGAAATGCTGTAA